Proteins encoded within one genomic window of Ottowia sp. SB7-C50:
- a CDS encoding DMT family transporter — protein sequence MLNAWPTALFVLLWSSGAIFSRWGLDHASPFVLLTLRFGVALAVLCLLGWRSRHGLPEPGTRWQVAATGLLLVGGYSCAYFLALDHGLTPGALATILGVQPIVTLLFQERKAPALRWLGLALALAGLVLVVLDSLLHARVSVAGVGWALAALGCITLGTMAQKRIAQPPTRVLPLQCAVALVLCLALLPTQPLRLDAHPMLAVSVLWLGAVISVGATVLLYRLLRAGNLVNVTSLFYLVPGGTALLDWWLLGNRMAPLAMMGLGLVVAGLVLVFRARPAA from the coding sequence ATGTTGAACGCATGGCCGACGGCGCTGTTCGTGCTGCTGTGGAGCAGCGGCGCCATCTTTTCACGTTGGGGGCTGGACCATGCCTCTCCGTTTGTCTTGCTGACGCTGCGCTTCGGCGTGGCGCTGGCGGTGCTGTGCCTGCTGGGCTGGCGCAGCCGGCATGGGCTGCCGGAACCGGGCACGCGATGGCAGGTGGCGGCCACCGGCCTGCTGCTGGTGGGCGGCTATTCGTGCGCGTACTTTCTGGCGCTGGACCACGGCCTGACGCCCGGCGCGCTGGCCACCATCCTGGGTGTGCAGCCCATCGTGACGCTGCTGTTTCAAGAGCGCAAGGCGCCCGCCCTGCGCTGGCTGGGGCTGGCGTTGGCACTGGCCGGGCTGGTGCTGGTGGTGCTTGACAGCCTGTTGCACGCGCGCGTGTCGGTGGCCGGCGTGGGCTGGGCGCTGGCGGCGCTGGGCTGCATCACGCTGGGCACCATGGCGCAAAAGCGCATCGCGCAGCCGCCCACGCGCGTGCTGCCGCTGCAGTGCGCGGTGGCGCTGGTGTTGTGCCTGGCGCTGCTGCCTACGCAGCCGCTGCGGCTGGATGCGCATCCGATGCTGGCGGTGTCGGTGCTGTGGCTGGGCGCGGTGATCTCGGTGGGCGCCACGGTGCTGCTGTACCGCCTGCTTCGCGCGGGCAACCTGGTCAACGTGACCAGCCTGTTCTATCTGGTGCCGGGCGGCACGGCGCTGCTGGACTGGTGGCTGCTGGGCAACCGCATGGCGCCGCTGGCGATGATGGGTTTGGGGCTGGTTGTCGCCGGGCTGGTGCTGGTG